In a genomic window of Demequina muriae:
- the hemW gene encoding radical SAM family heme chaperone HemW, translating into MGDALSAPSLSQHEGGRRDFGVYIHVPFCAVRCGYCDFNTYAPGESEFSSRDDYVGAALGEMALARTVMAGDDRPARTVFVGGGTPTMLDAGALAALLDGVCETWGLAADAEVTTEANPDSVTRESLSALASAGFTRVSFGMQSAVPHVLATLERTHRPENVERAITWAKEAGLATSLDLIYGTPGESLADWHASLDAAIALEPDHVSAYALVIEPGTRMGTQLRRGEIQAVDLDTQADMYEAADARLAQAGYAWYEVSNWARTPADACRHNVAYWTSQDWWGIGPGAHSYLGPRIGADGADAPAERWWNVKLPRVYAQRLHAGESPEAEREPLSPADLALESVMLRVRLAQGMPIGDLPETRTQAVAALVADGVLDGRAAIAGMLLLTLRGRLLADAAVRALT; encoded by the coding sequence GTGGGCGACGCCCTGTCCGCCCCCTCCCTGTCGCAGCACGAGGGCGGCAGGCGCGACTTCGGCGTGTACATCCACGTGCCGTTCTGTGCGGTGCGGTGCGGCTACTGCGACTTCAACACGTACGCGCCAGGCGAGAGCGAGTTCTCCTCGCGAGACGACTACGTGGGTGCGGCGCTGGGCGAGATGGCGCTCGCTCGCACCGTGATGGCAGGCGACGATCGCCCGGCACGCACCGTCTTCGTCGGCGGTGGCACCCCGACCATGCTCGATGCGGGCGCGCTCGCCGCCCTGCTCGACGGGGTGTGCGAGACCTGGGGCCTTGCCGCCGATGCCGAGGTCACCACCGAGGCCAACCCTGACTCGGTGACGCGCGAGTCCTTGTCAGCCCTCGCATCGGCCGGCTTCACGCGGGTGTCGTTCGGGATGCAGTCCGCAGTGCCGCACGTCCTGGCAACGCTGGAGCGCACCCACCGGCCCGAGAACGTCGAGCGCGCCATCACGTGGGCCAAGGAGGCCGGCCTCGCGACCAGCCTCGACCTCATCTACGGCACCCCGGGCGAGTCGCTCGCGGACTGGCACGCGAGCCTCGACGCAGCGATCGCGCTGGAGCCCGACCACGTCAGCGCCTACGCCCTGGTGATCGAGCCCGGCACCCGCATGGGCACCCAGCTGCGCAGGGGCGAGATCCAGGCGGTGGACCTCGACACCCAGGCGGACATGTACGAGGCGGCCGATGCGCGCCTGGCCCAGGCGGGATACGCCTGGTACGAGGTCTCGAACTGGGCACGGACACCTGCAGACGCGTGCCGCCACAATGTCGCGTACTGGACCAGCCAGGACTGGTGGGGGATCGGGCCGGGGGCGCACAGCTACCTGGGCCCGCGCATCGGCGCGGATGGCGCCGATGCGCCCGCCGAGCGGTGGTGGAACGTCAAGCTGCCGCGCGTCTACGCGCAGCGTCTGCACGCGGGGGAGAGTCCGGAGGCCGAGCGCGAACCGCTCAGCCCGGCGGATCTCGCTCTCGAATCGGTGATGCTCAGGGTGCGCCTCGCGCAGGGGATGCCCATCGGGGACCTCCCCGAGACGCGCACTCAGGCCGTGGCCGCTCTCGTGGCCGACGGGGTGCTCGACGGCCGGGCGGCCATCGCAGGCATGCTGCTGCTGACGCTGCGGGGCCGACTGCTCGCGGATGCCGCAGTGCGCGCGCTCACCTGA
- a CDS encoding DUF4870 domain-containing protein, protein MREPADAVATPGRDTALASVAHLGAMAGPLVPWIVYVSRRRSEPWAAREAATATNFGFLVLAGFVVATLVRELVPLLAFLGTLAQLVILIVAVALCLQAFRSVRRGHPATYPYEIKVVRQA, encoded by the coding sequence ATGAGGGAGCCCGCAGACGCCGTCGCCACCCCCGGCCGGGACACCGCGCTGGCGAGCGTCGCGCACCTGGGGGCGATGGCCGGTCCGCTCGTGCCGTGGATCGTCTACGTGTCGCGACGCAGGAGCGAACCGTGGGCCGCGCGCGAAGCCGCAACTGCGACAAACTTCGGATTCCTGGTACTTGCCGGGTTCGTGGTCGCCACGCTCGTCCGAGAACTCGTGCCTTTGCTGGCGTTTCTCGGTACATTGGCCCAGTTGGTGATCCTCATCGTCGCGGTCGCGCTGTGCCTCCAGGCATTCCGCTCCGTGCGACGAGGGCATCCAGCGACGTACCCCTACGAGATCAAAGTGGTGAGACAAGCATGA
- a CDS encoding DUF4870 domain-containing protein, producing the protein MTDSTTPPPPEQPAAGGQPQGQNPYTMATLAHATVFTGFLGPLIFWLIGKDQSPFADEEGKKALNFGILISIAYIISVIPFIGWIIWIAAIIAALVFGIQGAMAANSGKPYKYPFTLPIVK; encoded by the coding sequence ATGACTGACAGCACGACTCCCCCGCCCCCCGAGCAGCCCGCCGCGGGCGGACAGCCGCAGGGCCAGAACCCGTACACGATGGCCACCCTCGCACACGCGACGGTCTTCACCGGCTTCCTCGGCCCGCTGATCTTCTGGCTCATCGGCAAGGACCAGAGCCCGTTCGCCGACGAGGAGGGCAAGAAGGCCCTCAACTTCGGCATCCTCATCTCGATCGCGTACATCATCTCGGTCATCCCGTTCATCGGATGGATCATCTGGATCGCCGCGATCATCGCCGCACTGGTGTTCGGCATCCAGGGCGCCATGGCTGCGAACAGCGGAAAGCCGTACAAGTACCCGTTCACGCTGCCGATCGTCAAGTAG
- a CDS encoding PhoH family protein produces the protein MTDLMGSGDAVMKEIERAFEDVDFHVRGNEITLTGDPAQVAAAATAIEELRSVRSAGVPLTPEVARESTRMLSAARGVAAAAAGAGDTGTVGTSGDAVASRPVDVLSRSILSSRGRTIRPKTHGQAEYVRAIETHTVTFGIGPAGTGKTYLAMAQAVAALQAKKVNRIVLTRPAVEAGERLGFLPGGLNEKIDPYLRPLYDALHDMVDPESIPRLMEAGSIEVAPLAYMRGRTLNDAFVILDEAQNTTREQMKMFLTRLGFGSTMVVTGDVTQVDLPGGTQSGLRASREILDGIDDIAFCELNADDVVRHRLVSDIITAYAKLDERNAPRGGGQHRRFGHQGGSA, from the coding sequence ATGACCGATCTGATGGGCAGCGGCGACGCCGTCATGAAGGAGATCGAGCGAGCCTTCGAGGACGTCGACTTCCACGTGCGGGGCAACGAGATCACGCTGACCGGGGATCCCGCCCAGGTCGCTGCGGCCGCCACGGCGATCGAGGAGCTGCGCTCCGTGCGCTCGGCTGGCGTCCCGTTGACGCCGGAAGTCGCCCGCGAGTCGACTCGCATGCTGAGCGCGGCGCGTGGCGTCGCTGCGGCCGCGGCGGGGGCCGGGGACACGGGTACGGTGGGCACTTCAGGAGACGCTGTCGCGAGCCGCCCCGTCGACGTGCTGTCGCGGTCGATCCTGTCCAGCCGGGGCCGCACGATCCGGCCCAAGACGCACGGCCAGGCCGAGTACGTGAGGGCGATCGAGACGCACACCGTGACGTTCGGCATCGGCCCGGCCGGCACCGGCAAGACGTACCTCGCCATGGCGCAGGCCGTGGCTGCGCTCCAGGCAAAGAAGGTCAACCGCATCGTGCTCACCAGGCCGGCGGTCGAGGCGGGGGAGCGGCTGGGGTTCCTGCCCGGGGGTCTCAACGAGAAGATCGACCCGTACCTGCGTCCCCTGTACGACGCGCTGCACGACATGGTGGACCCCGAGTCCATCCCGCGCCTGATGGAGGCGGGGTCGATCGAGGTGGCGCCGCTGGCATACATGCGCGGTCGCACGCTCAACGACGCGTTCGTGATCCTCGACGAGGCCCAGAACACCACTCGCGAGCAGATGAAGATGTTCCTCACCCGCCTGGGCTTCGGCTCGACGATGGTGGTGACCGGAGACGTGACGCAGGTCGACCTCCCCGGCGGCACCCAGTCCGGACTGCGCGCCTCGCGAGAGATCCTCGATGGGATCGACGACATCGCGTTCTGCGAACTCAACGCGGACGACGTGGTGCGACACCGGCTGGTGAGCGACATCATCACGGCGTACGCCAAGCTCGACGAGCGCAACGCACCGCGCGGCGGCGGCCAGCACCGACGCTTCGGCCACCAAGGGGGTTCCGCATGA
- a CDS encoding DUF4870 domain-containing protein — MSENTPPSTPTPPSAPEPHGPPPTGYSPQPSGPTVAPMLESEARTWAMLVHIIAAAAIILSAGTLAFVAPLVVWLLYRERSALVDYHGKQNLNLQLTLLVVGISAIVIGLVTFTVGFLITLPALFAYGIYALVISIIAGVKANAGEYYPIGFTIRFIR, encoded by the coding sequence ATGAGCGAGAACACACCCCCCAGCACCCCCACCCCGCCGAGCGCGCCCGAGCCCCACGGGCCGCCTCCCACCGGCTACTCTCCGCAGCCGTCCGGACCCACCGTCGCCCCGATGCTCGAGTCAGAGGCTCGCACCTGGGCGATGCTGGTCCACATCATCGCCGCCGCCGCGATCATCCTCAGCGCTGGCACCCTCGCGTTCGTCGCGCCCCTCGTGGTGTGGCTGCTGTATCGCGAGCGCAGCGCCCTCGTGGACTACCACGGCAAGCAGAACCTGAACCTGCAGCTCACGCTGCTCGTGGTGGGCATCTCCGCCATCGTGATCGGCCTGGTGACCTTCACCGTCGGGTTCCTCATCACGCTGCCCGCGCTGTTCGCCTACGGAATCTACGCGCTCGTCATCTCGATCATCGCGGGCGTCAAGGCGAATGCCGGCGAGTACTACCCGATCGGCTTCACGATCCGCTTCATCCGCTGA
- the era gene encoding GTPase Era: MGDDATTAETHRSGFACFVGRPNVGKSTLTNALVGEKVAIMSSRPQTTRRAIRGVLTRDDAQLILVDTPGLHRPRTLLGERLNDVVRETFNEVDVIGFCLPADEKIGPGDKWIARELSEARAPVIAIVTKVDSVPKARVAEHLMAVSELADWAEVIPVSAVEDIQVDVLADLLVKYLPKGPPLYIDGEITDEPEDVRVAELIREAALEGVHDELPHSIAVMIEEMVEPDSPEATKDVLEIRAQLFVERDSQKGIIIGHKGERLRDVGATARAGIERLLGRRVYLDLHVKVAKEWQRDPKQLGRMGF; the protein is encoded by the coding sequence ATGGGAGACGACGCGACCACCGCCGAGACGCACCGGAGCGGTTTCGCCTGCTTCGTGGGGCGCCCCAACGTCGGCAAGTCGACGCTGACCAACGCGCTCGTAGGCGAGAAGGTCGCGATCATGTCCTCGCGCCCGCAGACCACCCGGCGCGCCATCAGAGGCGTCCTCACTCGTGACGACGCGCAGCTGATCCTCGTGGACACCCCCGGACTCCACCGGCCGCGCACCCTGCTCGGTGAACGCCTCAACGACGTGGTCCGCGAGACCTTCAACGAGGTCGACGTCATCGGCTTCTGCCTGCCTGCCGACGAGAAGATCGGCCCGGGCGACAAGTGGATCGCTCGCGAGCTCAGCGAGGCGCGTGCTCCCGTCATCGCGATCGTCACCAAGGTCGACTCCGTGCCGAAGGCCCGCGTGGCCGAGCACCTCATGGCCGTGTCCGAGCTCGCCGACTGGGCCGAGGTCATCCCGGTGAGCGCGGTGGAGGACATTCAGGTGGATGTGCTCGCCGACCTGCTCGTCAAGTACCTGCCCAAGGGGCCGCCGCTGTACATCGACGGCGAAATCACCGACGAGCCCGAGGACGTGCGCGTCGCCGAGCTGATCCGTGAGGCCGCCCTGGAGGGAGTGCACGACGAGCTGCCGCACTCGATCGCGGTGATGATCGAGGAGATGGTGGAGCCCGACTCCCCGGAGGCCACCAAGGACGTGCTCGAGATTCGCGCCCAGCTGTTCGTTGAGCGTGACTCGCAGAAGGGCATCATCATCGGCCACAAGGGCGAACGGCTGCGCGACGTGGGTGCGACCGCCCGTGCGGGCATCGAGCGACTGCTCGGCCGTCGCGTCTACCTGGACCTGCATGTCAAGGTCGCCAAGGAGTGGCAGCGCGACCCCAAGCAGCTGGGCCGCATGGGCTTCTGA
- the hrcA gene encoding heat-inducible transcriptional repressor HrcA: MSEERRRAVLHAIVEGYVSTSEPVGSRALAASSVLGVSSATIRNDMAALEEDGLIAQPHTSAGRIPTDAGYRSFVDHLAASALQDPHKRAIQTFLSDAVDLNDVVERSVRLLSQLTRQVAVVQYPSLRESAVRRVELVRIGTDRALVVVVSADARVEQSTISLGGETPDEEFERVAREINEASVGHTPAALQRSLDGWVARPSQVAWAQSVADAVVAAARGGTVERVVFAGAANLARAGAGFESDAIGSVLDALEEQVVLLRLLHEMAADGHDIAVRIGAETKNEALARTSIVAAGYGPGGDATSLLGALGPTRMDYPGTMAAVRAVARYLSRVVENE; the protein is encoded by the coding sequence GTGAGTGAGGAACGCAGGCGCGCCGTGCTGCACGCGATCGTCGAGGGCTACGTGTCCACGTCCGAGCCCGTGGGGTCGAGGGCGCTGGCGGCGTCGTCGGTGCTGGGGGTGTCGTCGGCGACGATCCGCAACGACATGGCCGCTCTCGAGGAGGACGGGCTCATCGCCCAGCCGCACACGAGCGCAGGACGCATTCCCACCGACGCCGGCTACCGCTCTTTCGTCGACCACCTCGCCGCATCGGCGCTGCAGGACCCCCACAAGCGCGCCATCCAGACGTTCCTGTCCGATGCCGTCGACCTCAACGACGTCGTGGAGCGGTCGGTCCGCCTGCTGAGCCAGCTCACGCGCCAGGTTGCGGTGGTGCAGTACCCGAGCCTGCGCGAGTCCGCGGTGCGTCGGGTCGAACTGGTGAGGATCGGCACGGATCGCGCGCTGGTGGTCGTGGTCTCGGCCGATGCCAGGGTCGAGCAGTCCACGATCTCGCTCGGCGGCGAGACCCCCGACGAGGAGTTCGAGCGCGTCGCTCGCGAGATCAACGAGGCGTCTGTCGGGCACACCCCTGCGGCACTCCAGCGTTCGCTCGACGGCTGGGTGGCCCGCCCCTCCCAGGTGGCGTGGGCCCAGTCAGTCGCCGATGCGGTGGTCGCTGCGGCGCGCGGCGGCACCGTGGAGCGCGTGGTCTTCGCCGGCGCCGCTAACCTGGCACGTGCGGGTGCGGGCTTCGAGTCGGATGCGATCGGCTCGGTGCTCGACGCACTCGAGGAACAAGTGGTGCTGCTTCGGTTGTTGCACGAGATGGCTGCTGATGGCCACGACATCGCCGTGCGCATCGGCGCCGAGACCAAGAACGAGGCTTTGGCGCGCACATCGATCGTCGCTGCGGGCTACGGACCGGGCGGGGACGCGACGTCCCTGCTGGGGGCGCTTGGCCCCACCCGCATGGACTACCCAGGGACGATGGCCGCCGTGCGAGCCGTCGCCCGCTACCTCTCAAGAGTCGTGGAGAACGAGTGA
- a CDS encoding 16S rRNA (uracil(1498)-N(3))-methyltransferase has translation MSAPVFLSDAAADARPGDVIAVTGDEARHAVTVQRRAPGETVDVVDGAGRRARGVIAETSADQMRVRVESVSSDDDPEVVLVQALAKGGRDEQAVEAAIELGATRIVPWAASRCIVQWRGAKADKARGRWQSLVVAATKQSRRALVATVDPQVSSAELARLVRDAVARGERVLVLHESATAGLATLAWDGSAPTVWLVVGPEGGISDGELAALTDAGAEAVVLGPHVLRASTAGPAALAALAVARGTWPGADGSDDQADGGLR, from the coding sequence ATGAGCGCCCCGGTGTTCCTCAGCGACGCGGCGGCCGATGCGCGCCCCGGCGACGTGATCGCCGTCACCGGTGATGAGGCGCGGCATGCGGTGACGGTTCAGCGCCGAGCCCCAGGCGAGACCGTCGACGTCGTCGACGGTGCGGGACGACGTGCCCGCGGCGTGATCGCCGAGACGAGCGCCGACCAGATGCGCGTGCGCGTGGAATCGGTGTCCAGCGACGATGACCCCGAGGTGGTGCTGGTGCAGGCGCTGGCGAAGGGCGGCCGCGACGAGCAGGCCGTCGAGGCCGCGATCGAGCTCGGGGCCACCCGCATCGTCCCGTGGGCCGCGTCCCGCTGCATCGTGCAATGGCGCGGGGCGAAAGCGGACAAGGCGCGGGGGAGATGGCAGTCGCTCGTCGTCGCCGCGACCAAGCAGTCGCGACGTGCGCTCGTCGCGACGGTGGACCCGCAGGTCTCGTCCGCTGAACTCGCTCGGCTCGTGCGCGATGCCGTGGCGCGCGGGGAGCGGGTACTGGTGCTGCACGAGTCGGCGACCGCCGGCCTCGCCACGCTGGCGTGGGACGGTTCGGCCCCGACGGTGTGGTTGGTGGTGGGGCCTGAGGGCGGCATCTCCGACGGCGAGCTCGCCGCGCTCACGGACGCGGGCGCCGAGGCCGTGGTGCTCGGGCCCCACGTGCTGCGCGCGTCGACGGCCGGTCCCGCCGCTCTCGCGGCGCTCGCGGTGGCCCGCGGCACCTGGCCCGGCGCCGACGGGTCCGACGACCAGGCCGACGGGGGCCTACGCTAG
- a CDS encoding histidine triad nucleotide-binding protein, producing the protein MSDDCLFCTIIAGDIPGDMVLETERVVAFRDIAPKAPVHVLVVPRAHVPNVAAAAREIPEVLAEMAEVAQRIADAECGGQFRWIFNTGARAGQSVFHVHGHVIGGGELDWNPA; encoded by the coding sequence ATGAGTGACGACTGCCTGTTCTGCACGATCATCGCCGGTGACATTCCCGGCGACATGGTTCTCGAGACCGAGCGCGTGGTGGCCTTCCGAGACATCGCGCCCAAGGCGCCGGTGCATGTGCTGGTGGTGCCCCGCGCCCATGTGCCGAATGTCGCCGCCGCCGCCCGCGAGATCCCTGAGGTGCTCGCTGAGATGGCAGAGGTCGCACAGCGGATCGCGGACGCCGAATGCGGCGGGCAGTTCCGGTGGATCTTCAACACCGGCGCGCGCGCTGGCCAGAGCGTCTTCCACGTGCACGGTCACGTGATCGGCGGGGGCGAGCTCGATTGGAACCCCGCGTGA
- the lepA gene encoding translation elongation factor 4 translates to MTTDPRIVPAATAPELLRNFCIIAHIDHGKSTLADRMLGITGVLEERLQKAQYLDRMDIERERGITIKSQAVRMPWDVEGSPFALNMIDTPGHVDFTYEVSRSLAACEGAVLLVDAAQGIEAQTLANLYLAMENDLTIIPVLNKIDLPSADPDRYAAELAQLIGCDVDDVLRVSGKTGEGVPELLDRVVRDIPHPVGDADAPTRAMIFDSVYDSYRGVVTYVRVVDGDLKPREKIAMMSTLATHDLLEIGVISPEPTPTKGLGVGEVGYLITGVKDVRLSKVGDTVTRAKGRAETSLGGYRDPRPMVYSGLFPLDGSDFPVLRDALDKLQLNDAALVYEPESSVALGFGFRCGYLGLLHLEIVRDRLEREFNLDLISTAPNVVYTVKMEDGKEITVTNPSEFPGGKIAEVREPIVKATILVPSEFIGSVMELCQERRGQMGTMNYISETRVEMHYTLPLAEIVFDFFDQLKSRTKGYASLDYEPAGDEAADLVKVDILLQSEQVDAFSAIVHKDAAYAYGVSMVGKLKDLIDRQQFEVPIQAAIGARIIARETIRAIRKDVLAKCYGGDISRKRKLLEKQKAGKKRMKNIGSVEVPPEAFIAALSTSDDSAAKGKKK, encoded by the coding sequence GTGACCACCGATCCCCGCATCGTGCCTGCCGCGACCGCGCCGGAGCTCCTGAGGAACTTCTGCATCATCGCGCACATCGACCACGGCAAGTCGACGCTCGCCGACCGCATGCTCGGCATCACCGGCGTGCTCGAGGAGCGTCTGCAGAAGGCGCAGTACCTCGACCGCATGGACATCGAGCGCGAGCGCGGCATCACCATCAAGTCGCAGGCAGTGCGGATGCCGTGGGACGTCGAGGGCAGCCCGTTCGCGCTCAACATGATCGACACCCCTGGCCACGTGGACTTCACCTACGAGGTGTCGCGGTCGCTCGCGGCGTGCGAAGGTGCGGTGCTCCTCGTCGATGCGGCCCAGGGCATCGAGGCGCAGACGCTCGCCAACCTGTACCTGGCGATGGAGAACGACCTCACCATCATTCCGGTGCTCAACAAGATCGACCTGCCGTCGGCCGACCCGGACCGCTACGCGGCCGAGCTCGCCCAGCTGATCGGCTGCGACGTCGACGACGTCCTGCGCGTCAGCGGCAAGACGGGCGAGGGCGTGCCCGAGCTCCTCGACCGAGTGGTGCGCGACATCCCGCACCCCGTCGGCGACGCCGACGCGCCCACGCGCGCCATGATCTTCGACTCGGTCTATGACTCCTACCGTGGCGTCGTCACGTACGTCCGGGTGGTGGACGGCGACCTCAAGCCTCGCGAGAAGATCGCGATGATGTCCACGCTCGCCACCCACGACCTGCTCGAGATCGGCGTGATCTCCCCGGAGCCCACACCCACCAAGGGGCTCGGCGTCGGCGAGGTGGGCTACCTCATCACCGGCGTGAAGGACGTGCGCCTGTCCAAGGTCGGCGACACCGTGACGCGCGCGAAGGGCCGCGCCGAGACGTCGCTGGGCGGCTATCGCGACCCTCGCCCGATGGTCTATTCCGGGCTGTTCCCGCTCGACGGCTCGGACTTCCCGGTGCTGCGCGACGCCCTCGACAAGCTGCAGCTCAACGATGCCGCGCTCGTGTACGAGCCCGAGAGCTCGGTGGCGCTGGGCTTCGGCTTCCGCTGCGGCTACCTGGGACTGCTCCACCTCGAGATCGTGCGCGACCGGCTCGAGCGCGAGTTCAACCTCGACCTCATCTCCACGGCCCCGAACGTGGTCTACACGGTCAAGATGGAGGACGGCAAGGAGATCACGGTCACCAATCCGTCCGAGTTCCCGGGCGGCAAGATCGCCGAGGTCCGCGAGCCCATCGTGAAGGCCACGATCCTCGTCCCGAGCGAGTTCATCGGGTCGGTCATGGAGCTGTGCCAGGAGCGCAGGGGCCAGATGGGCACCATGAACTACATCAGCGAGACGCGCGTCGAGATGCACTACACGCTGCCGCTGGCCGAGATCGTGTTCGACTTCTTCGACCAGCTCAAGTCCCGCACCAAGGGCTACGCGAGCCTCGACTACGAGCCCGCGGGTGACGAGGCAGCCGATCTCGTCAAGGTCGACATCCTGCTGCAGAGCGAGCAGGTGGACGCGTTCAGCGCCATCGTCCACAAGGACGCGGCCTATGCCTACGGCGTGTCCATGGTGGGCAAGCTGAAGGACCTCATCGATCGCCAGCAGTTCGAGGTTCCCATCCAGGCGGCCATCGGTGCCCGGATCATCGCGCGCGAGACCATCCGCGCCATCCGCAAGGACGTGCTCGCCAAGTGCTACGGCGGCGACATCTCCCGCAAGCGCAAGCTGCTCGAGAAGCAGAAGGCGGGCAAGAAGCGCATGAAGAACATCGGTTCGGTCGAGGTGCCGCCCGAGGCGTTCATCGCCGCGCTGTCCACTTCTGACGACAGCGCCGCCAAGGGCAAGAAGAAGTAG
- the ybeY gene encoding rRNA maturation RNase YbeY: MIDVNNETDVSVDEVEFAELATYVLNEMHVADGAELAILFVDEAAMEQLHLQWMDEPGPTDVLSFPMDELRPGTADAPTPAGLLGDIVVCPTVAARQAATAGHTPEEEMLLLTTHGILHLLGYDHAEPEEEKEMFALQRRLLLTFLAGRA; this comes from the coding sequence ATGATCGACGTCAACAACGAGACGGACGTGAGCGTCGACGAGGTCGAGTTCGCCGAGCTCGCCACGTACGTCCTGAATGAGATGCACGTCGCCGACGGCGCGGAGCTCGCGATCCTGTTCGTCGACGAGGCCGCGATGGAGCAGCTGCATCTGCAGTGGATGGATGAGCCGGGACCCACTGATGTGCTCAGCTTCCCCATGGACGAGCTGCGTCCAGGCACGGCCGATGCGCCCACGCCGGCGGGGCTTCTCGGCGACATCGTCGTCTGTCCCACGGTCGCGGCACGTCAGGCCGCGACGGCCGGCCACACCCCCGAAGAGGAGATGCTCCTGCTCACCACCCACGGCATTCTGCACCTGCTCGGCTACGACCACGCCGAGCCAGAGGAGGAGAAGGAGATGTTCGCACTGCAGCGACGTCTGCTGCTCACCTTCCTCGCGGGACGTGCCTGA
- the dnaJ gene encoding molecular chaperone DnaJ, translating into MKDYYATLGVSRDASEAEIKKAYRKLAREHHPDVAGPDAGDHFKNVAAAYEVLGNADKRAQYDRGVDPRSASGGQSGPQGYGFEDIFEQFFGGSGGPFGGAQQRGPASRTQRGGDTLVQTTVTLEEAVFGVTREVQVDLADRCETCQGSCCAPGTSPETCRQCNGAGMIQRTARSLLGPVMTTSPCPGCGGYGTIIRQPCADCSGQGRTHSRHTISVDIPAGVETGTRIRLPNRGDAGTGGGSKGDLYIEIREKQHPTFERRGDDLHCTVEVPMTAAALGATMGVDTFDGEQQIDVRPGTHAGSTVRLRGLGVGRLQRGSRGDLFVHLDIQTPEDLDDEQRDLMRRLAELRGEEMPEATLAPIGGGVFSRLRDAFKPR; encoded by the coding sequence GTGAAGGACTACTACGCCACCTTGGGCGTCTCGCGAGACGCCTCCGAGGCAGAGATCAAGAAGGCCTACCGCAAGCTCGCGCGCGAGCACCATCCTGACGTGGCGGGCCCCGATGCGGGCGACCACTTCAAGAACGTGGCTGCCGCCTACGAGGTCCTCGGCAACGCCGACAAGCGCGCGCAATACGACCGCGGCGTCGACCCTCGCTCCGCGTCGGGCGGCCAGAGCGGCCCGCAGGGATACGGTTTCGAGGACATCTTCGAGCAGTTCTTCGGCGGCTCCGGCGGTCCGTTCGGGGGAGCGCAGCAGCGTGGCCCGGCGTCGCGGACCCAGCGCGGCGGGGACACCTTGGTGCAGACCACCGTCACTCTCGAAGAGGCAGTGTTCGGCGTCACTCGAGAGGTGCAGGTCGACCTCGCCGACAGGTGCGAGACGTGTCAGGGCTCGTGCTGCGCACCGGGAACGTCTCCCGAGACCTGCCGGCAGTGCAACGGCGCGGGCATGATTCAGCGCACCGCGCGATCGCTGCTCGGACCGGTCATGACGACGTCACCGTGCCCCGGCTGCGGCGGCTACGGCACGATCATCCGTCAGCCCTGCGCCGACTGCTCGGGCCAAGGACGCACGCACTCGCGTCACACGATCTCCGTCGACATCCCGGCGGGCGTCGAGACGGGCACGCGGATCCGGCTTCCGAACCGCGGCGACGCGGGCACGGGCGGCGGGTCCAAGGGCGACCTGTACATCGAGATCCGCGAGAAGCAGCACCCCACGTTCGAGCGGCGCGGGGACGACCTGCACTGCACGGTCGAGGTGCCGATGACCGCCGCGGCGCTGGGCGCAACCATGGGCGTCGACACCTTCGACGGCGAGCAGCAGATCGACGTCAGGCCCGGAACGCATGCCGGCTCGACCGTACGGCTGCGAGGTCTCGGTGTGGGCCGCCTCCAGCGCGGCAGCCGCGGCGACCTGTTCGTGCACCTCGACATCCAGACGCCAGAGGACCTGGACGACGAGCAGCGCGACCTGATGCGTCGTCTCGCCGAGCTGCGAGGCGAGGAGATGCCCGAGGCGACGCTCGCGCCCATCGGCGGCGGCGTGTTCTCGCGACTGCGCGACGCGTTCAAGCCTCGCTGA